A single Sodalis-like secondary symbiont of Drepanosiphum platanoidis DNA region contains:
- the rpmG gene encoding 50S ribosomal protein L33, which yields MASKVREKIKLISSSGTKHFYTTTKNKRNQTKKLEIKKFDPIIRKHVIYIETKLK from the coding sequence ATGGCTAGTAAAGTTAGAGAAAAAATAAAATTAATATCTTCTTCTGGAACAAAACATTTTTATACTACAACTAAGAATAAAAGAAATCAAACAAAAAAATTAGAAATAAAGAAATTTGATCCAATTATAAGAAAACATGTTATATATATAGAAACTAAATTAAAATAA
- the rpmB gene encoding 50S ribosomal protein L28 gives MSRICQITKKKTLVGNNRSHAMNATKRKFFPNLHNHKFWISSKKKYISLKVSTKGIRMIDKKGIEKIIKKIKLK, from the coding sequence ATGTCTAGAATTTGTCAAATAACTAAAAAAAAAACATTAGTTGGAAATAATAGATCTCATGCAATGAATGCAACTAAAAGAAAATTTTTTCCTAATTTACATAATCATAAATTTTGGATTTCAAGTAAAAAAAAATATATTTCTTTAAAAGTTTCTACAAAAGGAATACGAATGATTGATAAAAAAGGTATTGAAAAAATTATTAAAAAAATTAAATTAAAATAA
- the rsmC gene encoding 16S rRNA (guanine(1207)-N(2))-methyltransferase RsmC — MYTKNNFNKIFKRHINKFNNKNIIFSGDIINFFPKEINLKNFKFHTFWFHHKKKLLKNKNNKIFFGLFKNNSFTKECNFLIYFWQKNKLENLFQILNIFSFLNKNCEIFIIGYKKYGVKSVFNLLKKWCFLSKIDNIGHCILFYGKLINIPSFNINFFLKKYNINSIIIKTLPGVFDYKKLDNGSKFLLSTLNEPFEGKIIDIGCGSGIISAFLANYNKNIDITLIDSYYSAILSSKLTFKKNNLNCNIISSDVYSNVCGKFDMIITNPPFHDKKNINFKIAKKIIYRSKKYLNIGGKIRIVANNFLPYSFMLEKTFGTYKILLKNNFFKVYEAINY; from the coding sequence ATGTATACAAAAAATAATTTTAATAAAATATTTAAACGTCACATAAATAAATTTAATAATAAAAATATAATTTTTTCTGGTGATATTATTAATTTTTTTCCAAAAGAAATAAATTTAAAAAATTTTAAATTTCATACTTTTTGGTTTCATCACAAAAAAAAATTATTAAAAAATAAAAATAATAAAATATTTTTTGGATTATTTAAAAATAATTCTTTTACAAAAGAATGTAATTTTCTAATTTATTTTTGGCAAAAAAATAAATTAGAAAATTTATTTCAAATATTAAATATTTTTTCTTTTTTAAATAAAAATTGTGAAATTTTTATTATTGGATATAAAAAATATGGTGTTAAAAGTGTTTTTAATTTACTTAAAAAATGGTGTTTTTTAAGTAAAATTGATAATATAGGACATTGTATATTATTTTATGGAAAATTAATTAATATTCCTTCTTTTAATATAAATTTTTTTTTAAAAAAATATAATATAAATTCAATTATTATTAAAACTTTACCTGGAGTTTTTGATTATAAAAAATTAGATAATGGAAGTAAATTTCTTTTATCTACATTAAATGAACCTTTTGAAGGAAAAATTATTGACATTGGTTGTGGATCTGGAATAATATCTGCATTTTTAGCTAATTATAATAAAAATATAGATATTACTCTTATTGATTCATATTATAGTGCAATTTTATCAAGTAAATTAACTTTTAAAAAAAATAATTTAAATTGTAATATAATTTCTAGTGATGTATATTCTAATGTTTGTGGTAAATTTGATATGATTATAACTAATCCTCCATTTCATGATAAAAAAAATATTAATTTTAAAATAGCTAAAAAAATAATATATAGATCTAAAAAATATCTTAATATTGGTGGTAAAATAAGAATTGTTGCAAATAATTTTTTACCTTATTCTTTTATGTTAGAAAAAACTTTTGGAACATATAAAATTTTATTAAAAAATAATTTTTTTAAAGTTTATGAAGCAATTAATTATTAA
- the tsaD gene encoding tRNA (adenosine(37)-N6)-threonylcarbamoyltransferase complex transferase subunit TsaD, with product MKILGIETSCDETGIALYDDIYGLQCHIVHSQIKSHMNYGGIVPEIASRKHIKYTILLIKKILKKNKLKINDINGIAYTAGPGLIGSLIVGATIGRSLSYALNIPSVPINHMEGHLLSPMIKNNLLKFPFLSLLVSGKHTEIIKAISFGNYKILGKSLDDAAGEASDKIAKLLGIKYPGGKYISFLAKNGKKNNYKFPRPMINKPGLNFSFSGLKTFASNIIKKNIINKQIKSDIAMAFEDALIDTLLIKCNRALDFTGLKNLVIAGGVSANSILRKRFSKNMKKRKVKLFYPKKEFCTDNAAMIAYVGLMKLKNNLNNKDLIIKVNKKWSLEEEF from the coding sequence ATGAAAATATTAGGAATTGAAACATCATGTGATGAAACAGGAATAGCATTATATGATGATATATATGGACTTCAATGTCATATTGTACATAGTCAAATAAAATCTCATATGAATTATGGTGGTATTGTTCCTGAAATAGCTTCTAGAAAACATATCAAATATACAATTTTATTAATTAAAAAAATTTTAAAAAAAAATAAATTAAAAATTAATGATATTAATGGAATTGCATATACAGCTGGTCCAGGATTAATAGGATCTTTAATTGTTGGAGCTACTATTGGAAGATCATTATCATATGCATTAAATATTCCATCTGTTCCTATAAATCATATGGAAGGTCATTTATTATCTCCTATGATAAAAAATAATTTACTTAAATTTCCATTTTTATCTTTATTAGTTTCTGGAAAACATACTGAAATTATAAAAGCAATAAGTTTTGGAAATTATAAAATTTTAGGAAAATCTTTAGATGATGCTGCAGGAGAAGCATCAGATAAAATTGCAAAATTACTTGGAATAAAATATCCAGGAGGTAAATATATATCTTTTTTAGCTAAAAATGGTAAAAAAAATAACTATAAATTTCCAAGACCAATGATTAATAAACCTGGATTAAATTTTAGTTTTTCTGGATTAAAAACTTTTGCTTCTAATATTATAAAAAAAAATATTATTAATAAACAAATAAAATCAGATATAGCAATGGCATTTGAAGATGCTTTAATTGACACTTTATTAATAAAATGTAATAGAGCTTTAGATTTTACTGGATTAAAAAATTTAGTTATTGCTGGAGGAGTAAGTGCTAATTCTATTTTAAGAAAAAGATTTTCAAAAAATATGAAAAAAAGAAAAGTAAAATTATTTTATCCTAAAAAAGAATTTTGTACAGACAATGCAGCTATGATTGCTTATGTTGGATTAATGAAATTAAAAAATAATTTAAATAATAAAGATCTTATAATTAAAGTTAATAAAAAATGGTCATTAGAAGAGGAATTTTAA
- the ftsY gene encoding signal recognition particle-docking protein FtsY, which yields MNKNNKKSFLSWFNIKNIKKNKNNIFNKFNKISYIKKIKKNKKKIKSNVNILSQINDTKILKKKSLLNNLNIKKNISFKEKCKISSKKFFNNLKNSLYKTRKQIGNNFFKLLNKKKIDKKLFEKIEEKLIISDIGIKTSKKIIKNLIKNIDYKNINNSNIIYSEIKKELFSIIRNSDVSLKINSYKPFIILVVGVNGVGKTTTIGKLAYFYKKQNKKVMLVAGDTFRAAAIDQLKIFGIYNDVSVIYDKNKKDSASIIFNSINIAKSKNIDILIIDTAGRLHNKINFMNELKKIVKVIKKIINEAPYEIMLILDASTGQNAINQTNIFNKNINITGITITKLDGTAKGGIIFSIYDKFNIPIRFIGIGEKIQDLRIFNSKDFIEAILYIDK from the coding sequence ATGAATAAAAATAATAAAAAAAGTTTTTTATCTTGGTTTAATATTAAAAATATTAAAAAAAATAAAAATAATATTTTTAATAAATTTAATAAAATTTCTTATATAAAAAAAATAAAAAAAAATAAAAAAAAAATAAAATCTAATGTAAATATATTATCACAAATAAATGATACAAAAATTTTAAAAAAAAAATCTTTATTAAATAATTTAAATATAAAAAAAAATATTTCATTTAAAGAAAAATGTAAAATTTCTTCAAAAAAATTTTTTAATAATTTAAAAAATAGTTTATATAAAACTAGAAAACAAATAGGAAATAATTTTTTTAAATTATTAAATAAAAAAAAAATAGATAAAAAATTATTTGAAAAAATAGAAGAAAAATTGATAATATCAGATATTGGTATAAAAACCTCTAAAAAAATTATTAAAAATTTAATTAAAAATATTGATTATAAAAATATTAATAATTCTAATATTATTTATTCAGAAATAAAAAAAGAATTATTTTCTATTATTCGTAATTCTGATGTTTCTTTAAAAATTAATTCATATAAACCATTTATTATACTTGTTGTAGGAGTTAATGGAGTTGGAAAAACAACAACTATAGGAAAATTAGCTTATTTTTATAAAAAACAAAATAAAAAAGTTATGTTAGTTGCAGGTGATACATTTCGTGCTGCTGCTATAGATCAATTAAAAATATTTGGAATATATAATGATGTTTCTGTTATTTATGATAAAAATAAAAAAGATTCTGCATCAATAATTTTTAATTCAATTAATATTGCTAAATCTAAAAATATTGATATTTTAATTATTGATACAGCTGGTAGACTACATAATAAAATAAATTTTATGAATGAATTAAAAAAAATTGTTAAAGTAATTAAAAAAATAATTAATGAAGCTCCATATGAAATTATGTTAATACTTGATGCATCTACTGGTCAAAATGCAATTAATCAGACAAATATTTTTAATAAAAATATAAATATTACTGGAATTACAATTACAAAATTAGATGGAACAGCTAAAGGAGGTATAATTTTTTCAATTTATGATAAATTTAATATACCTATTAGATTTATTGGAATAGGAGAAAAAATTCAAGATTTAAGAATTTTTAATTCTAAAGATTTTATTGAAGCTATTTTATATATAGATAAATAA
- the rsmD gene encoding 16S rRNA (guanine(966)-N(2))-methyltransferase RsmD → MINKKFKKNIKKIRIISGKLKNSKLIIKNNLIIRSTTNLRREMIFNWLSYKIYDSYCLDCFAGTGALGIESISRYASYATLIEKNYKIYNFLLKNVNLLKLINIKVIKSNFFVWIKNTKKKFNIIFIDPPFYKNLVNKTISSLEDNNILMKNSFIYIEIENNNIIINIPKSWILYKKKIFKNVICFLYKK, encoded by the coding sequence ATGATTAATAAAAAATTTAAAAAAAATATTAAAAAAATTAGAATTATTTCAGGAAAATTAAAAAATAGTAAATTAATTATTAAAAATAATTTAATTATTAGATCAACAACAAATTTAAGAAGAGAAATGATTTTTAATTGGTTATCATATAAAATATATGATTCTTATTGTTTAGATTGTTTTGCAGGAACTGGTGCTTTAGGAATAGAGTCTATTTCACGTTACGCATCATATGCAACATTAATTGAAAAAAATTATAAAATATATAATTTTTTATTAAAAAATGTTAATTTATTAAAATTAATTAATATAAAAGTTATTAAAAGTAATTTTTTTGTATGGATAAAAAATACAAAAAAAAAATTTAATATTATTTTTATAGATCCTCCATTTTATAAAAATTTAGTAAATAAAACTATATCTTCTTTAGAAGATAATAATATTTTAATGAAAAATTCTTTTATTTATATAGAAATAGAAAATAATAATATTATAATAAATATTCCAAAAAGTTGGATTTTATATAAAAAAAAAATATTTAAAAATGTTATATGTTTTCTTTATAAGAAATAA
- the erpA gene encoding iron-sulfur cluster insertion protein ErpA has translation MKKKTKNLLNCTNSAILRIKQLIFLKKKSNLNLRIYITGGGCNGFKYKFLLDKEIKKNDLFFNYMGARFIIDPISIQYIKGGFLDYKEELKGSRFILINPKAKNTCSCGSSFNI, from the coding sequence ATGAAAAAAAAAACAAAAAATTTATTAAATTGTACAAATTCAGCAATTTTAAGAATTAAACAACTTATTTTTTTAAAAAAAAAATCAAATCTTAATTTAAGAATATATATTACTGGAGGTGGATGTAATGGATTTAAATATAAATTTTTATTAGATAAAGAAATAAAAAAAAATGATTTATTTTTTAATTATATGGGAGCAAGATTTATAATTGATCCAATAAGTATTCAATATATAAAAGGTGGATTTCTTGATTATAAAGAAGAGTTAAAAGGATCTCGTTTTATTTTAATAAATCCAAAAGCTAAAAATACTTGTAGTTGTGGATCTTCTTTTAACATTTAA
- the glnS gene encoding glutamine--tRNA ligase, with product MNIYNNFIINIIKKELKKNKNKKICTRFPPEPNGYLHIGHAKSIYLNFNIAKKFNGKCNLRFDDTNPVNETKNFINSIKKDIKWLGFKWNGSIKYSSNYFDLLYKYAIFLIKKNFAYVDELSSKQIKKYKGTLNTPGINSPYRNRTIEENIKLFNNMKNGKYIEGKLCLRAKIDMKSPRIIMRDPVLYRIKYFPHHQTGNKWCIYPTYDFSHCISDYIEGITHSLCTLEFQDNRELYNWILNKIFTKKYPKQYEFSRLNIQFTVLSKRKLKKLVEKKIVSGWDDPRMPTISGLKKRGYTSKSIKNFCKKIGITKQNNLIEFSLLESCIREELNISAPRIMAVINPLKIIFINLPKNYKEKILMKNHPFKSKMGTRKVYFNKEIYIDNSDFLENATKKYKRLVLGKEVRLRYSYVIKAEKIKKDKNGIINVVYCSCDLKTLNKKPNNRKVKGIIHWVSAIKNLPAKFYLYENLFLDKNPNNSDDFLKKINKNSLSIKHGFIEKINIKNKLKKYFQFEREGYFYLDNKINSKKLRFNRIVKLKNSYINKK from the coding sequence ATGAATATTTATAATAATTTTATTATTAATATAATAAAAAAAGAATTAAAAAAAAATAAAAATAAAAAAATATGTACAAGATTTCCTCCTGAACCAAATGGTTATTTACATATTGGACATGCAAAATCAATTTATTTAAATTTTAATATTGCAAAAAAATTTAATGGTAAATGTAATTTACGTTTTGATGATACAAATCCAGTAAATGAAACAAAAAATTTTATTAATTCTATTAAAAAAGATATAAAATGGTTAGGTTTTAAATGGAATGGATCTATAAAATATTCTTCAAATTATTTTGATTTATTATATAAATATGCTATTTTTTTAATTAAAAAAAATTTTGCTTATGTTGATGAATTATCTTCTAAACAAATTAAAAAATATAAAGGAACATTAAATACTCCTGGAATTAATAGTCCTTATCGTAATAGAACTATAGAAGAAAATATAAAATTATTTAATAATATGAAAAATGGAAAATATATTGAAGGAAAATTATGTTTAAGAGCAAAAATTGATATGAAATCTCCAAGAATAATAATGAGAGATCCAGTATTATATAGAATTAAATATTTTCCACATCATCAAACAGGTAATAAATGGTGTATTTATCCAACATATGATTTTAGTCATTGTATATCAGATTATATAGAAGGAATAACTCATTCATTATGTACACTTGAATTTCAAGATAATAGAGAATTATATAATTGGATTCTTAATAAAATTTTTACAAAAAAATATCCTAAACAGTATGAATTTTCAAGATTAAATATTCAATTTACTGTTTTATCTAAAAGAAAATTAAAAAAATTAGTAGAAAAAAAAATTGTTTCAGGATGGGATGATCCTAGAATGCCAACAATATCTGGATTAAAAAAAAGAGGATATACTTCTAAATCAATTAAAAATTTTTGTAAAAAAATAGGTATTACTAAACAAAATAATTTAATAGAATTTTCATTATTAGAATCTTGTATTAGAGAAGAATTAAATATATCTGCTCCTCGTATAATGGCTGTAATAAATCCATTAAAAATAATATTTATTAATTTACCTAAAAATTATAAAGAAAAAATTTTAATGAAAAATCATCCTTTTAAATCTAAAATGGGTACACGTAAAGTATATTTTAATAAAGAAATTTATATTGATAATTCAGATTTTCTTGAAAATGCAACAAAAAAATATAAAAGACTTGTTCTAGGAAAAGAAGTTCGTTTAAGATATTCTTATGTTATTAAAGCAGAAAAAATTAAAAAAGATAAAAATGGAATAATAAATGTTGTATATTGTTCATGTGATTTAAAAACTTTAAATAAAAAACCAAATAATAGAAAAGTTAAAGGTATTATTCATTGGGTATCTGCTATAAAAAATTTACCAGCAAAGTTTTATTTATATGAAAATTTATTTTTAGATAAAAATCCAAATAATTCAGATGATTTTTTAAAAAAAATTAATAAAAATTCTTTATCTATAAAACATGGATTTATAGAAAAAATAAATATAAAAAATAAATTAAAAAAATATTTTCAATTTGAAAGAGAAGGATATTTTTATTTAGATAATAAAATTAATTCTAAAAAATTACGATTTAATCGTATTGTAAAATTAAAAAATTCTTATATAAATAAAAAATAA